In the Agromyces flavus genome, CCGACGAGATCACCACGGCGCTCATCTACAAGCCGTCCGCGGTGAGCCCGGTCGGGAAGTACGCCAAGCTGGACTCGACGGTGGACCAGCGGTTCGACGACGACGCCAACCGTCCCGCACTGGCGCAGACCTTCGCCGACGTCGAGACCGGTGAGGAGATCACCGTCGTGGTGAACCACCTCAAGTCGAAGGGCTCCGCCTGCGCCGGCGACCCCGACCTCGGCGACGGGCAGGGCAACTGCAATCTGACGCGCACCGCGGCCGCCGAGGCGATGGTCGACTGGCTCGCCGCGGGCCCGACGGGGGCGGAGCCGGGTCGTGAGCTGATCATCGGCGACCTGAACTCCTACGACAAGGAGGACCCGATCGACGTCCTGGTCGAGGCCGGATACACCGACCTGCTGCTGCGCGAGCAGGGCGAGGAAGCGTACTCGTACGTGTTCGACGGCCAGGTCGGCTACCTGGATTACGCTCTGGTCGGCCCGGCGCTGCTCCCGAAGGTCACGGGAGCCTCCGACTGGGCGATCAACGCCGACGAGCCCGACCTCCTCGACTACACGATGCAGTTCAAGCGGCCCGCGCAGGACGCGATCTTCGCACCCGACGCGTACCGCTCGAGCGACCACGACCCGGTCCTCGTGGGCTTCGACTTCATCGCCCCCGAGCTCGAGGTGACGGCCGATCCAGGCCTGACCTTCCCGCCCAACGCCCAGTGGCGAACCGTCGCGTTCGACGTCGACGCCACCGACGATTCGGGTGAGGTCGACGCCGAGATCGTCGACACCACAGCCGAAGGGCACAAGGCCGAGATCCGGGTGATCTCGGACACCGAGGTCGAGGTGCTCGCCCGCCAGGGCGCCGTCTACACCGTCACGTTCGAGGCGACCGATCCCTACGGGAACACGACGACCGAGGTCGTGACCATCCGCGTCCTGCCGTGATCCGGTAGGCGCCCCCAGAAGACGACGCGCCGCTCCCCGTCGGGGGCGGCGCGTCGTCGTGCGAGGGACGTGACGGCTACTCGGCCGCGACCGGCGCGGACGCGGCATCCGCGACCCGCTTCGGCAGCCGCACGAAGAACATGAGCACCAGGCCCGCGGCGAGCACCACGACGATGCCGAGCACGCCCCAGTACGTCGCGCCGAAGACCGCGATGAACGTCGACCAGAGCAGCGGCGACAGGAAGCTCGCGGCGCGGCCCGTGGTCGCATACAGGCCGAAGATCTCGCTCTCGCGCCCGGCCGGGGTGACCCGCGCGAGGAACGACCGCGAGGCCGCCTGCGCCGGGCCGACGAAGAGGGTGAGCACGAGTCCGAAGATCCAGAACGGCAGCTTGCCGGCATCGTGCAGGAAGAACACGACGAGGCCCGCGCCGACCAGGCCGGCGAGCGCCGTGAGGATGACGGCGCGCGGGCCGAACCGGTCGTCGAACCATCCGGCCGCGATCGTGGAGACGCCCGCGAGCAGGTTCGCCGCGATGCCGAAGATGAGCACCTCGTCGGACGTGAAGTGGAACGCGACCGCCGCGATCACCGCGCCGAACGCGAAGACGCCCGCGAGCCCGTCGCGGAACACGGCGCTCGCGAGCAGGAACCAGAACGTCGGCCGGGCATCGCGCCAGAGCCGTGCGATGTCCCGCACGAGCTCGGCGTAGCTCCGGAGGAAGCCCACCCGCTCGCGGCCCTCCGCCGGCGGCGCCTCGGGCACGAAGACGAGCACCGGCCACGCGAAGAGGAGCGTCCAGACCGCGCAGCCGATGGCGATCACGCGGTAGACCAGGCCGTCCTCGGTCGGCATGCCCCACCAGTCGAACGCGGTCGCGACCACCACGAGCACCAGCGCGACGATGCCGCCGAGATACCCCAGACCCCAGCCGAGTCCCGAGACCTTCCCGACCGTGCGGGGCGTCGAGACCTGCACGAGCATGGCGTTGTAGTTCACGCCGGCGATCTCGCTGAACACCGTGCCCGCCGCGATGAGCGAGATGCCGAGCACGAAGTACGACGGCGAGCCCTGCACGAAGAACAGCGCGAACATGCACAGCACGAGCGCCGCGGTCGCGCCGGCCAGCCAGAGCTTGCGCCGCCCCGCGACATCCGCTCGCTGGCCCAGCACCGGTGCGAGGAGCGCGATGAGGATGCCGGCGATCGTGATCGCCCAGCCGAGGCCGCTCGCCAGCTCGGCCAAGGCCCGTTCGTACGCCGGGTCGCCCTCGCCGAGCGCCGCGACCGCCGGATCGAGGAACCAGTCGCTCGTGAGGTAGAGCGCCGTGAAGACGAACGTCAGGATGACGGAGTTGAACGGCTGCGTCGCCCAGTCCCAGAGCGCCCAGGACCACACCTGCTTGCGCGGGATGCGCCGCTCGGCCTGCAGCTCGAGGCCGGTGAGCGGTTCGACCGCGGTGTGGTCGTGGTGATCGGGTGCCGGCGCGTGCGCCGCGAGCGGGTCGGTCATGGGGGGAGTCTTCCGACGAGGGGTGAACGGGCGGTGACGGCGCGCCCGGCTCACCGATCCGCGTCGATCCCGTGCAGGCTAGCGCCTCCGGCTCGCCACGCGAAAGCCGGTCGCCGACTCCCCCGGCGCTCCCGCCTGACGGGTCGGGTCAGGCGGCCTTGGACGCGTCGTCGGTGCGCTTGATCGCCGAGAGCTCGAACTCGAGCGTGATCTTCTCCGAGACGAGCCATCCGCCCGAGTCGAGCGCCATGTTCCACTCGAGGCCGTACTCGCGGCGATCGATGCGTCGCGTGCCCTCGAAGCCCGCACGGAGCGCCCCGAAGGCGTCGGTCTCGACGCCGGTGAACTCGATCGGGATGGTGATCGGCTTGGTGACGTCGCGGATGGTCAGGTCGCCCGAGACCACGAGCGCGTTCTCGCCGACCTCTTCGATCCGGGTGCTGCGGAAGGTGATCTCGGGCCACTTCTCGGCGTCGAAGAAGTCGGCGCTGCGCAGGTGCTCGTCGCGCTGCGCGTTGCGGCTGTCGATGCTGGCGACCTTGAGCGCGATCTCGGCGTACGACTTCGAGGGCTCATCGAAGTCGACGTGCAGGGTGCCGGTCACGTCGTTGAAGGCGCCACGGACGTTGGCCACCATCGCGTGCTTGGCCGAGAATCCGATGCGGCTGTGGCCGGGGTCGAGGTCCCAGTCGCCGCTCAGGTCGGGTCCGTTGTCGGTCATGATCTCCCCACGGGTCGTTGCACGAAAACTCGAACAGTCTCTCATCCGCGGCCTGAAGGAATGCTCATCACTCCAGTCGGCGTCATCCGCCCGGCCCGGCCGACAGTCGCAGGTCGGCCACGACGGCGAAGTGGTCGGACGGCTGGATGCCGCCGACGGGCGCGTCGGCGATCGCGACGGACTCGACCGCGACGCCGTCGCCGCGTCGCACGAGGATGTGGTCGATGCGGCGATCGATCTCCTTGACGGCCTCGAGCGGAGCGAACGGCACCGCCGAGCTGAGCGTGACGGCGTCGGGTGCGCCGCCACCCGCGGCCCACGTGTCGCTCGCCACCATATCGAGCGGGGCGAACTCGGGTTGCGTGACGTCGCAGTTGAGGTCGCCGAGCAGGAACGTCGGCGAGGTCCGGCCGTTCCGTGCGGAGATGAGCTCGGCCAGCCGTGCGGTCTGCGCCAGGTGATCGTCGGCGTAGGCGGGCTCCCATTCGGTCGCGGCGACGATGACACGGAACGGCGTCTCGGGGTGCGCGATCTCGGCCTCGAGCGCGATCGGTGCGACCTGCCGATGGCTCACCGGCAGCGCGTGCTCGATCACCCGCACCACCGGCCAGCGCGTCACCAGTCCCACGCCCATGCGCACCCCGGCCTGGTCGGCGTGCTCGGGTGGGTCGGGCACGGGCGGAAGCGACGGGCCCGCGAACACCGCGTGGAGCCCGAGACGGGCGGCGACGCGATCGGCCTGCGTCTCGTCGGCCGTCGCCCAGCACTCCTGCAGCCCGATGACGTCCGGCTGCAGGTCCTCCAAGGTCGAGAGAATGACGCGCTCCCGCGCGCGCCAGTCGGGCGCGAACCGCCAGAGCACGTTCCAGGTGACGAGCCGCATGCCCGGCAGCGTAGGCCCGGCGGCGGTCCGACGGCAGGGCATTGCGGATGGCGCCGCCCCGCGCCATCCGCACGGCCCGCTCACCGGTAGACGTCGCCGACCAGGTCGGCGAACAGCGCCTCGGCGTCGCACTCGAGCCGCTGGCGCGTGAACCACTCGCACACGTTGACGCAGTCGCGGTGCAGCAGGTCGAACCCGTTGGGGTTGGCCACCACGTCGACGACCTGCGGCAGGTCGATCGCGACCACGCGGCCGCGGTCGACGAGCAGGTTGTACGGCGAGAGGTCGCCGTGCGCGAGGCCCGCGAACGCGAGCGTGTGCATGAAGCCCATGACCTGGTGGAACAGGTCGCGCAGCTCGTCGGGCGTCGCCCGGACCTGCGCCAGGCGCGGCGCCGCGGTGCGGCCCTCGCCGATGAACTCCATGAGCACCTCGGTCTCGCCGACCTGCACCGGGTACGGCACGGGTGCGCCGAGCTCCGTGAGGCGGCTGAGCGCGGCGAACTCGGCGTACGCCCATTCGGTGCGTGCGACCTCGCGGCCGTACGTCGAGTTGCGCTGGACCGCGCGCACGTCGCGGCTGCGGCGGGTGCCGCGGCCCTCGGTGTAGATCGCCGAGCGATGGAACATCCGGTGCTCGGCGCCGCGGTACCGCTTGGCCGCCATCAGCGTGCGGGTACCGGGGAGGCCGGCGGGCGCGCCCGGCACGGCACGCTCGATGAGCCACAGGTCGGCCTCCTTGCCCGACTTGACGATGCCGAGCTCGGTGTCGAGCGCGGCGGCGGAGGTGACGAGCCAGTCGGGACGCGGCTCGGGGCCGCGCTCGCTGGGCTGGGTGGCCGGCCAGGTCGACCAGCGCTGGTCCTCGCCGGGTTCGACGTCGGCGAAGGCGAGATGGGCGGATGCCGCGCCGAACGACGCAGCGGATGCCGCGCGAGGCGCGGCGGAATCGTCCAGGGACGACAGCATGTTCACGGTGGTGTCTCCGAGATCGTGGAGGCCACCGCGGCGGATGCTAGCGGGCGACCTCACAGGGAAGGGTGTCTGCGAAACGCGCGACAAGGACGGTGGTCATCGCTCACTCCTTCCGGTCTCGGCCCGCTCGGGCTCGTGATTGCGCCGCGAACGCCGCGGCCCGCCCGAGCATACGCCCGCGAGCGGCATCCGTCCAGACCCGGCGCCGGCGGGCCTTTGGTCCCCGGGGCGCGGGCCGCCCGCATGCTCGGATGACTCATGACCACGTCATCGCACAGGCCCGGCGCGGCCGCGCCATCCGATACCGGGAAATTCAACGGCAGGCTCGCCATCCTGCTCGCGATGGCCATGTTCGTGCTCGTCGTCGACACGTCGATCATGAACGTCTCGATCTCGGCGGTCGTCCACGACCTCGACACCACCGCGAGCGGCGTGCAGGGCGCGATCGCGCTCGAGGCGCTCGTGTCGGCCGCGTTCATCCTGATCGGCGGCAAGACCGGCGACCTCATCGGTCGCAAGCTCGCCTACATCCTCGGTCTGCTCGGCTACGCGATCGGGGCGATCGCCATGACGCTCGCGCAGGACCTGCGGGCGATCATCATCTTCTGGGCGATCATCGGCGGCATCGGCGCATCCCTGCTGCTCCCGTCGATGCAGTCGCTGATACACGGAAACTTCGCGGGCGCCCACCAGAAGCGGGTGTACGCGCTCGTGGGCGCATCCGCGGCGATCGCCGCCGCCGTGGGCCCGCTCCTCGGCGGGTTCATCACCACCTTCCTGTCGTGGCGGGTGGGGTTCCTGCTGGAGGCGCTCATCATCGCCGTGGTGCTCTCCGGAATCAAGCTCGTCAAGGACGTGCCGTACACGGGATCTCGGGCGGTTGACTGGGTCGGCGCGGCGCTCTCCGTCGTCGGCATGGGCGGCATCGTGCTCGGCATCCTCGTCTGGCAGGAGGGCGGCGAGTGGGTCGGCCTCCTGATCGCGATCGGCGCCGTGGCGATGGGCGGGCTCGTCTGGTGGCTGCGGACCCGCAAGCGGCGCGGCCGGGCGACCCTCATCGATCCGGGCCTGTTCGAATCCAAGCTGTTCCGCTCGGGCGTGAGCGGACAGCTGCTGCAGCAGGTCGCGCTCGGAGGCACCATGATCGTGCTGCCGCTCTACCTGCAGCTCGTGCTCGAGTACAACGCGCTGTGGGCGGGCATCTCCATCGCGCCGCTCTCGCTCACGATGTTCGTGGTGGCGCTGCTCGCGGGGCGCCGCGGGCTCGGCCGCCCGGCCAACGTCATCCTCTGGGGCTTCATCCTGCTCGTCGCCGGGCTGGTCGTGCTGCTGCCGATCGTGCCGCGCGCCGACTCCGGCTGGTGGCTCACGATCCCGCTCATCATCTCGGGTGCCGGCCTCGGGCTGCTGGTCTCGCAGCTGAACAACTACACGCTCTCGCCGATCTCCGACGAGCGCGTGAGCGAGGCGGCCGGGGTGAACTCGGCGGCCGGGTCGTTCGGGCTCTCGTTCGGCCTCGCGTTCGCCGGTGCGATCATGCTCGCGACCCTCGCCTTCACGTTCACGGCGAAGGCCGACGCAAGCACCGTGCTCTCACCCGAGGAGCAGCAGCAGGTGTCGACGGTCCTCGAGGAGGACGCCGAGCTCATGTCGAACACCGGCCTCGAGGAGCTCCTCGTCGACCAGCCGCAGGACGTGCAGGACGAGATCATCGCGATCAACACCGAGTCGCGCCCGATCGCCCTCCAGGTGGCGCTCGGCATCCCGATCCTCGCGGGCCTGCTCGGCCTGCTCAACGCGCTGCGGATGCGCCGGCTGCCGGATCCGAAGGCGTCGACGGCGGCCGAGGGGGTGCTGGGCGGGTAGCGGCGGTCTCGCGGTGGGGTCGCCGGTCAGCGCGTGGCCGCGGCCGCTCGCTCGTCCTCTTCGGTGACGACGAGCTGCCCACAGGCGCCGTCGATCTCCTTGCCGCGCGTATCGCGGATGGTGGTCGGGATGCCCGCCTCGGTGAGCCGACGCACGAACTCCTGCTGGACGTCGACCTCGGACGCGGTCCAGATCGAGCCCGGCGTCGGGTTGAGGGGGATCGGGTTGACGTGCACCCACCCTCGGCCGCGTTCGTTGAGCTTCTCGGCGAGCAGGTCGGCGCGCCATCCGTGGTCGTTCATGTCCTTGATGAGCGCGTACTCGATCGAGACACGGCGGCCGGTCTTCTCGAAGTACTCGCGCGCGGCGTCGAGCGCCTCGTCGACCTTCCAGCGCGAGTTCACCGGGATGAGCTCGTCGCGCAGGCCGTCGTCGGGCGCGTGCAGGCTGAGCGCGAAGGTGACCGGCACGTGCTCGTCAGCGAGCTTGCGGATGGCGGGCACCAGCCCGACCGTCGAGACGGTGATGTTGCGGGCCGACATGCCGAGGCCCTCGGGCGCCGGCGCGGCCATCGTGCGCACGGCGCGCATGAGCCGCGCGTAGTTCGCGAGCGGCTCGCCCATGCCCATGAAGACGATGTTCGAGACGCGCTCGGGGGTGCCGTCGTCGGCGCGCTTGCCGTGCAGCGCACCCGACGCGATGACGCGGTTCGCCTCGACGACCTGCGCGAGGATCTCGGCGGCCGACATGTTGCGCGTGAGACCCGCCTGCCCGGTCGCGCAGAAGGGGCAGTTCATGCCGCAGCCGGCCTGGCTCGACACGCACAGCGTGATGCGGCCTGGGTAGCGCATGAGCACCGACTCGACGAGCGCGCCGTCATGCAGCTTCCAGAGGAACTTGATGGTGTCGCCGCGATCGGTCTCGAGGCGGCGCACCTCGGTCAGCAGCGGGGGCAGCAGGCCCGCGACGAGCTCGTCGCGGCCTGCCGCCGGCAGGTCGGTCATCTCGGCTGGGTCGCTCGTCCATCGCGTGAACCAGTGCCGCGCGACCTGCTTGAGGCGGAACGCGGGGACGCCGAGCTCCTCGGCCCTCGCCTTCCACTCCTCGGCCGCGAGATCGGCGAGGTGGGCCGGCGGCTTGCCGCGTTTGGGGGACGCGAACTGGAGCAGCGGGCGCCCATCGGGCCCCTTCTGCTGCTGCCATCCCTCGGTCTTCGGCCGCACCTGGCGGGGCTTCGTCGAGCGGATGCCGCTCGCGCGCGTCTCGCGTACCGCGCCGTCGCGCGGGGTCGCCGCGTCCTCCGCGGGGCGTGCGGGGGTCTCGGGCGCGTCGGTCGGCATGCCCCAAGGGTACGCGGGCCCGCCTCGGCATCCGCTGGACGCGGTTGCGCGACCATGCGACCGTGCGGCACCGCCGAGTGCCGAGATCCCGCTTCGGCCGGGGTCGCGGCGGTCGGACCCGGCGGAAGCGGCACCTCGAGGGGGGGCTCGCGGATCAGCTCGCGGGACGCACCCAGCCCGCGTACGCAGGCACGCTGACGAAGGTGATCGTGCCGTCGGCGAGGATGACGATGGGCGTGATGCCGTTCCCGGCATCCGGCTGACCGGTGTACGCGCCGGCGACGGGGTCGTCGGTCGGCGTGTATCCACCGTCGGCGAGCGCCGCGGTCCACGCGGCGTCGTCGCCACCGGTCGCGACCTGCGCCACGGCCAGCACGAGGTCGGTCTGCGGCTTGCCCCACGAGCAGGTGAGCCCGCCTTCGTCGGCGATCCGGACCTCGACGGGGTCGAACGGCGTGAACGGCATCGGCACCAGGCCGTCGGCCTCGAGCTTGGTGTACGCCTCCGGCGTCAGGACGGTGTCGCACGTGGCGCCGACGGCGGGTGCCTCGCTCGGCGACGCCTCCGGCGTCTCGGAGGTCGAGGCGGCGGGCGATGGACTCGGCTCAGCGGTATCGGATGGCGCGGGTACGCCGGCCGTGCATCCGGCGACACCGAGGGCGAACAGGACGAGGAGCGGGGTCGCCGCGGCAGCGCGGCGCGAGTGTGGACGGGTCATGGGCCGACGTTAGCGGTCCGAGCGCACCGAAGGGGCGATCGAGATGCCGGTTCCGCCGGCTGGGATGCACGTCGATCCGGCGCAACCGGCAACTCGATGTCACGGCGAGCGGATGCCGCGCCAGCCGCGACTCCGCAGCGCCAACTCGAGCTGGTCGAGCGCCCGCTCGAGGGGGAGCCGTCGGCCGACCCTGATCACGATCCATCCGGCAGCGGCGAGGTCGTTCAGCCGCTCGACGTCGCGGTGGAACTGGGCATCGTCGCCTCGGTGCTGCTCGCCGTCGTACTCGAGGAGTACGCGGTAGGCGCGGAACACGAGGTCGCCGTGCGTCGAGCGACTCCCTGCGAGTCCGATGCGCGTGTTGAGCTCCGGTTCGGGAAAGCCGGCTCGCAGCACCCGCAATCGAAGGCGGGTCTCGCGCCGAGAAGCGGATCCGGCCCTCAGGTCGAGTCGCGCCGCGCGAAGGCGCACCGCGCCGCGTCGCGAGCCGAACCGCTCGATCGCGGCGTCGATCTCGTCGAGTGTTCCGATCGGCCTGGGCCAGCCCACGATCCGATCACCG is a window encoding:
- a CDS encoding DUF3558 domain-containing protein, producing MTRPHSRRAAAATPLLVLFALGVAGCTAGVPAPSDTAEPSPSPAASTSETPEASPSEAPAVGATCDTVLTPEAYTKLEADGLVPMPFTPFDPVEVRIADEGGLTCSWGKPQTDLVLAVAQVATGGDDAAWTAALADGGYTPTDDPVAGAYTGQPDAGNGITPIVILADGTITFVSVPAYAGWVRPAS
- the rlmN gene encoding 23S rRNA (adenine(2503)-C(2))-methyltransferase RlmN, with protein sequence MPTDAPETPARPAEDAATPRDGAVRETRASGIRSTKPRQVRPKTEGWQQQKGPDGRPLLQFASPKRGKPPAHLADLAAEEWKARAEELGVPAFRLKQVARHWFTRWTSDPAEMTDLPAAGRDELVAGLLPPLLTEVRRLETDRGDTIKFLWKLHDGALVESVLMRYPGRITLCVSSQAGCGMNCPFCATGQAGLTRNMSAAEILAQVVEANRVIASGALHGKRADDGTPERVSNIVFMGMGEPLANYARLMRAVRTMAAPAPEGLGMSARNITVSTVGLVPAIRKLADEHVPVTFALSLHAPDDGLRDELIPVNSRWKVDEALDAAREYFEKTGRRVSIEYALIKDMNDHGWRADLLAEKLNERGRGWVHVNPIPLNPTPGSIWTASEVDVQQEFVRRLTEAGIPTTIRDTRGKEIDGACGQLVVTEEDERAAAATR
- a CDS encoding MFS transporter, whose amino-acid sequence is MTDPLAAHAPAPDHHDHTAVEPLTGLELQAERRIPRKQVWSWALWDWATQPFNSVILTFVFTALYLTSDWFLDPAVAALGEGDPAYERALAELASGLGWAITIAGILIALLAPVLGQRADVAGRRKLWLAGATAALVLCMFALFFVQGSPSYFVLGISLIAAGTVFSEIAGVNYNAMLVQVSTPRTVGKVSGLGWGLGYLGGIVALVLVVVATAFDWWGMPTEDGLVYRVIAIGCAVWTLLFAWPVLVFVPEAPPAEGRERVGFLRSYAELVRDIARLWRDARPTFWFLLASAVFRDGLAGVFAFGAVIAAVAFHFTSDEVLIFGIAANLLAGVSTIAAGWFDDRFGPRAVILTALAGLVGAGLVVFFLHDAGKLPFWIFGLVLTLFVGPAQAASRSFLARVTPAGRESEIFGLYATTGRAASFLSPLLWSTFIAVFGATYWGVLGIVVVLAAGLVLMFFVRLPKRVADAASAPVAAE
- a CDS encoding serine protein kinase RIO: MLSSLDDSAAPRAASAASFGAASAHLAFADVEPGEDQRWSTWPATQPSERGPEPRPDWLVTSAAALDTELGIVKSGKEADLWLIERAVPGAPAGLPGTRTLMAAKRYRGAEHRMFHRSAIYTEGRGTRRSRDVRAVQRNSTYGREVARTEWAYAEFAALSRLTELGAPVPYPVQVGETEVLMEFIGEGRTAAPRLAQVRATPDELRDLFHQVMGFMHTLAFAGLAHGDLSPYNLLVDRGRVVAIDLPQVVDVVANPNGFDLLHRDCVNVCEWFTRQRLECDAEALFADLVGDVYR
- a CDS encoding endonuclease/exonuclease/phosphatase family protein, whose amino-acid sequence is MRLVTWNVLWRFAPDWRARERVILSTLEDLQPDVIGLQECWATADETQADRVAARLGLHAVFAGPSLPPVPDPPEHADQAGVRMGVGLVTRWPVVRVIEHALPVSHRQVAPIALEAEIAHPETPFRVIVAATEWEPAYADDHLAQTARLAELISARNGRTSPTFLLGDLNCDVTQPEFAPLDMVASDTWAAGGGAPDAVTLSSAVPFAPLEAVKEIDRRIDHILVRRGDGVAVESVAIADAPVGGIQPSDHFAVVADLRLSAGPGG
- a CDS encoding YceI family protein; the encoded protein is MTDNGPDLSGDWDLDPGHSRIGFSAKHAMVANVRGAFNDVTGTLHVDFDEPSKSYAEIALKVASIDSRNAQRDEHLRSADFFDAEKWPEITFRSTRIEEVGENALVVSGDLTIRDVTKPITIPIEFTGVETDAFGALRAGFEGTRRIDRREYGLEWNMALDSGGWLVSEKITLEFELSAIKRTDDASKAA
- a CDS encoding MFS transporter, producing the protein MTTSSHRPGAAAPSDTGKFNGRLAILLAMAMFVLVVDTSIMNVSISAVVHDLDTTASGVQGAIALEALVSAAFILIGGKTGDLIGRKLAYILGLLGYAIGAIAMTLAQDLRAIIIFWAIIGGIGASLLLPSMQSLIHGNFAGAHQKRVYALVGASAAIAAAVGPLLGGFITTFLSWRVGFLLEALIIAVVLSGIKLVKDVPYTGSRAVDWVGAALSVVGMGGIVLGILVWQEGGEWVGLLIAIGAVAMGGLVWWLRTRKRRGRATLIDPGLFESKLFRSGVSGQLLQQVALGGTMIVLPLYLQLVLEYNALWAGISIAPLSLTMFVVALLAGRRGLGRPANVILWGFILLVAGLVVLLPIVPRADSGWWLTIPLIISGAGLGLLVSQLNNYTLSPISDERVSEAAGVNSAAGSFGLSFGLAFAGAIMLATLAFTFTAKADASTVLSPEEQQQVSTVLEEDAELMSNTGLEELLVDQPQDVQDEIIAINTESRPIALQVALGIPILAGLLGLLNALRMRRLPDPKASTAAEGVLGG